One segment of Synchiropus splendidus isolate RoL2022-P1 chromosome 4, RoL_Sspl_1.0, whole genome shotgun sequence DNA contains the following:
- the txnipa gene encoding thioredoxin interacting protein a, with amino-acid sequence MVAMAKRLKHFQIVFTDPCKTFYCGGDLVSGRVEVEVNDLTRVSEVKLFGVGNAKVEYAKGKQKCRQEAEYLRHEEVLRLDDHPSDSDGSVILRPGNKYEYKFMFELPQQGKLVSSYKGKFGYVHYYVKVQLLRAQQPVLECKKSFEVEEPLDVNTPDLLCPTGGMKEKKVTCMFIPDGQVSLNAKIDRRGFCEGEDICINAKFENTCSRIVVPKAAIIAKHIYQANGRTKTFRQKLSSVRGNHIISGMCDAWQGKSIRVPKIKPSMLGCNIIRVEYALMIYVHIPGSDKLILELPLVIGTSGLGSRSNSVSSTEGSVSNSSWVSLRMPSEPPSYCDISRDCRLDQPLTPLLDDVDGDDSPIFMTTPAFQFPSPPSYTESEEEFSNSARMLPVC; translated from the exons TGTCCGGACGCGTGGAAGTGGAAGTCAACGATTTGACTCGTGTTTCCGAGGTCAAATTGTTCGGTGTGGGAAACGCCAAAGTGGAGTACGCCAAGGGAAAACAGAAGTGTCGTCAAGAGGCCGAATACCTGCGCCATGAAGAGGTCCTGAGGCTGGATGACCATCCTTCAG ATTCTGATGGCTCCGTCATATTGAGACCTGGCAACAAGTACGAGTACAAGTTCATGTTTGAGCTGCCTCAGCAAGG GAAGCTGGTGTCATCTTACAAGGGGAAGTTTGGCTATGTGCACTACTATGTGAAAGTTCAGCTGCTGAGGGCTCAGCAGCCAGTGCTGGAGTGCAAGAAGTCTTTCGAGGTGGAGGAGCCACTGGATGTCAACACGCCCGATCTGCTG TGCCCGACTGGtggaatgaaagagaaaaaggtCACCTGCATGTTCATCCCTGATGGCCAGGTGTCACTGAACGCCAAGATTGACCGCCGTGGTTTCTGCGAAGGCGAGGACATTTGCATCAACGCCAAGTTTGAAAACACTTGTTCCCGGATCGTTGTTCCGAAGGCAGCCATTATTGCCAAACACATATACCAGGCCAATGGGCGAACCAAGACGTTCCGTCAGAAGCTGTCGTCCGTGAGAGGaaaccacattatctcgggGATGTGTGACGCCTGGCAGGGCAAATCCATCCGAGTGCCGAAGATCAAGCCGTCTATGCTGGGCTGCAACATCATCCGCGTGGAGTACGCTCTCATG ATCTACGTGCACATCCCTGGGAGTGATAAACTGATCCTGGAGCTGCCGCTGGTCATAGGGACGTCAGGTCTGGGCAGCCGCAGCAACAGTGTGAGCAGCACAGAAGGATCAGTGAGCAACTCTTCCTGGGTATCACTGAGGATGCCGTCAGAACCCCCCAGCTACTGTGACATCAGTCGTGACTGTCGTCTGGATCAACCGCTCACGCCACTCTTGGATGATGTTGATGGAGATGACAGTCCAATTTTCATGACCACACCTGCATTCCAGTTCCCATCGCCCCCTTCGTACACAGAG tCTGAAGAGGAGTTCAGCAACAGTGCGCGCATGCTGCCCGTCTGCTAG